From Sceloporus undulatus isolate JIND9_A2432 ecotype Alabama chromosome 6, SceUnd_v1.1, whole genome shotgun sequence, one genomic window encodes:
- the EPDR1 gene encoding mammalian ependymin-related protein 1 yields MAAPSVGLLCGALLLLSLSGREPCCWASSPCKAPEAWEGRTVVYDHGTGRNTRAALAYDSPNQRLRVWEERKGLIPCKKFFEYIYLYKDAVMFKIEQVTKLCSKMPLNDPWDPFDIPDNSTYEDQYYIGGPDDQIMVQEWSDRKQARKFETWVGVYTVKDCYPVQETYTKNYSVTTSTRFFDLKLGISDPSVFIPPSTCQTAQPEEMRDAC; encoded by the exons ATGGCGGCGCCGTCGGTGGGGCTTCTCTGCGGGGCCCTGCTGCTCTTGTCCCTATCGGGCCGGGAACCCTGTTGCTGGGCCTCGTCCCCCTGCAAGGCCCCAGAGGCGTGGGAAGGGAGGACGGTGGTGTACGACCATGGCACTGGCAGGAACACCCGCGCCGCCTTGGCCTACGACAGCCCCAACCAGCGCCTCCGGGtttgggaggagaggaagggcctCATCCCTTGCAAGAA GTTCTTTGAATATATATACCTCTATAAAGATGCAGTGATGTTTAAGATAGAACAAGTGACGAAGTTGTGTTCCAAGATGCCTTTGAATGATCCATGGGATCCTTTTGATATTCCTGACAATTCAACCTATGAAGATCAGTATTACATTGGAGGTCCTGATGACCAAATTATGGTACAGGAATGGTCTGACAGAAAGCAAGCTAGAAAAT TTGAAACCTGGGTTGGTGTTTACACAGTCAAGGATTGTTACCCAGTTCAGGAAACATACACAAAGAACTACAGCGTGACAACCTCCACTCGTTTCTTTGATCTAAAGCTTGGGATAAGTGACCCATCTGTATTCATCCCTCCAAGCACCTGCCAGACAGCTCAGCCAGAAGAAATGAGAGATGCATGCTGA